From a single Octopus sinensis linkage group LG5, ASM634580v1, whole genome shotgun sequence genomic region:
- the LOC115211967 gene encoding rRNA 2'-O-methyltransferase fibrillarin isoform X1 — translation MTAGQEEISANVFRTSEAHEIEKPNKWVERLEFSLIQQVEESVDEYLDRLKSKAERCDFGTNQEERILEQIIKGLKWRNETKNLVNEPDLTLELAIESIRTYEATIESSTCYDDTSETKTDSCHDDTNETKTDSCHEITVKNARPCGRCGKNHGKRKKDCHAFNKECRKCNRLHHFEKFCLTKTTMYQNGNSRPHWFGERIPYDPYQEEIYEYPENGGESFNNGFSPRGGGRGGGRGGFGGRGGGRGGFGGGGGRGGFGGGGGRGGFGGRGGGGGRGGFGGRGGGGRGGFGGRGRGGGRGGMRGGQKVIIEPHRHEGVFIARGKEDVLVTKNMVVGDSVYGEKKIAVEEGDKKIEYRAWNPFRSKLAAAILGGIDDIHMKPGSKVLYLGAASGTTVSHVSDLVGPEGIVYAVEFSHRSGRDLLNVATKRTNIVPIIEDARHPLKYRMLVGIVDTIFSDVAQPDQARIVALNAHHFLKNNGYVVISIKANCIDSTAEPEAVFAGEVNKMKAEKIKPLEQLTLEPYERDHAVVVGCYRPPPKK, via the exons ATGACGGCTGGACAGGAAGAAATATCAGCAAACGTATTCAGAACTTCTGAAGCTCATGAGATAGAAAAACCAAACAAATGGGTTGAACGCTTAGAGTTCTCTTTAATTCAACAAGTTGAAGAGTCAGTGGACGAATATTTGGATAGACTTAAATCAAAAGCCGAAAGATGCGACTTCGGCACAAACCAGGAGGAAAGAATCCTTGAACAAATAATAAAAGGACTGAAAtggagaaatgaaacaaaaaatctGGTAAACGAACCAGATCTTACTCTAGAGTTAGCTATTGAGAGCATAAGGACATATGAAGCTACGATAGAAAGCAGTACATGTTATGATGATACTAGTGAAACGAAAACAGATTCATGTCATGATGATACTAATGAAACGAAAACAGATTCATGTCATGAAATAACGGTGAAAAATGCCAGACCGTGTGGAAGATGTGGAAAAAAccatggaaagagaaaaaaagactgTCATGCATTTAACAAAGAATGCAGAAAATGCAACAGGTTACaccattttgaaaaattttgcctTACAAAAACAACTATGTACCAAAACGGAAATTCCCGTCCACATTGGTTTGGAGAAAGAATCCCATATGATCCATACCAAGAAGAAATCTATGAGTACCCGGAAAACGGAGGAGAGAGTTTTAATAACG gATTCTCACCTCGAGGTGGTGGACGCGGAGGTGGTCGCGGTGGCTTTGGTGGCCGTGGAGGTGGACGTGGAGGCTTTGGTGGCGGAGGTGGACGTGGAGgctttggtggtggaggtggacgTGGAGGCTTTGGTGgcagaggtggcggtggtggtagaggAGGATTTGGTGGCCGGGGTGGAGGTGGCAGAGGAGGATTTGGTGGCAGAGGACGTGGGG GTGGCCGAGGTGGTATGAGAGGTGGGCAGAAAGTTATAATTGAACCTCACAGACATGAAG GTGTTTTTATTGCTCGTGGTAAAGAAGATGTATTGGTTACAAAAAATATGGTCGTTGGAGATAGTGTATATGGCGAGAAAAAAATTGCTGTTGAA GAAGGAGACAAAAAAATTGAATACAGAGCATGGAATCCTTTCCGGTCCAAGTTAGCAGCAGCTATTCTTGGTGGAATTGATGACATCCACATGAAACCAGGGAGCAAAGTTTTATATTTAGGAGCTGCTTCAGGGACCACAGTTAGCCACGTTTCAGATCTCGTTGGTCCA GAAGGCATTGTCTATGCTGTAGAGTTTTCCCATCGAAGTGGTCGTGATTTATTAAATGTTGCTACAAAACGCACCAATATTGTTCCAATTATTGAAGATGCTCGACATCCATTGAAATACAGAATGTTAGTTG gcatAGTTGATACAATTTTCTCTGATGTTGCTCAACCAGACCAAGCTAGAATcgttgctttgaatgcacatcaCTTTTTAAAGAACAATGGATATGTTGTCATTTCTATTAAG GCTAATTGTATAGATTCTACAGCAGAACCAGAAGCAGTATTTGCTGGTgaagtaaacaaaatgaaagctgaAAAAATTAAACCCCTTGAACAGCTGACACTTGAACCTTATGAAAGAGATCATGCTGTAGTAGTTGGCTGTTACAGGCCACCACCTAAAAAAtag
- the LOC115211967 gene encoding rRNA 2'-O-methyltransferase fibrillarin isoform X2, translated as MTAGQEEISANVFRTSEAHEIEKPNKWVERLEFSLIQQVEESVDEYLDRLKSKAERCDFGTNQEERILEQIIKGLKWRNETKNLVNEPDLTLELAIESIRTYEATIESSTCYDDTNETKTDSCHEITVKNARPCGRCGKNHGKRKKDCHAFNKECRKCNRLHHFEKFCLTKTTMYQNGNSRPHWFGERIPYDPYQEEIYEYPENGGESFNNGFSPRGGGRGGGRGGFGGRGGGRGGFGGGGGRGGFGGGGGRGGFGGRGGGGGRGGFGGRGGGGRGGFGGRGRGGGRGGMRGGQKVIIEPHRHEGVFIARGKEDVLVTKNMVVGDSVYGEKKIAVEEGDKKIEYRAWNPFRSKLAAAILGGIDDIHMKPGSKVLYLGAASGTTVSHVSDLVGPEGIVYAVEFSHRSGRDLLNVATKRTNIVPIIEDARHPLKYRMLVGIVDTIFSDVAQPDQARIVALNAHHFLKNNGYVVISIKANCIDSTAEPEAVFAGEVNKMKAEKIKPLEQLTLEPYERDHAVVVGCYRPPPKK; from the exons ATGACGGCTGGACAGGAAGAAATATCAGCAAACGTATTCAGAACTTCTGAAGCTCATGAGATAGAAAAACCAAACAAATGGGTTGAACGCTTAGAGTTCTCTTTAATTCAACAAGTTGAAGAGTCAGTGGACGAATATTTGGATAGACTTAAATCAAAAGCCGAAAGATGCGACTTCGGCACAAACCAGGAGGAAAGAATCCTTGAACAAATAATAAAAGGACTGAAAtggagaaatgaaacaaaaaatctGGTAAACGAACCAGATCTTACTCTAGAGTTAGCTATTGAGAGCATAAGGACATATGAAGCTACGATAGAAAGCAGTACATGTT ATGATGATACTAATGAAACGAAAACAGATTCATGTCATGAAATAACGGTGAAAAATGCCAGACCGTGTGGAAGATGTGGAAAAAAccatggaaagagaaaaaaagactgTCATGCATTTAACAAAGAATGCAGAAAATGCAACAGGTTACaccattttgaaaaattttgcctTACAAAAACAACTATGTACCAAAACGGAAATTCCCGTCCACATTGGTTTGGAGAAAGAATCCCATATGATCCATACCAAGAAGAAATCTATGAGTACCCGGAAAACGGAGGAGAGAGTTTTAATAACG gATTCTCACCTCGAGGTGGTGGACGCGGAGGTGGTCGCGGTGGCTTTGGTGGCCGTGGAGGTGGACGTGGAGGCTTTGGTGGCGGAGGTGGACGTGGAGgctttggtggtggaggtggacgTGGAGGCTTTGGTGgcagaggtggcggtggtggtagaggAGGATTTGGTGGCCGGGGTGGAGGTGGCAGAGGAGGATTTGGTGGCAGAGGACGTGGGG GTGGCCGAGGTGGTATGAGAGGTGGGCAGAAAGTTATAATTGAACCTCACAGACATGAAG GTGTTTTTATTGCTCGTGGTAAAGAAGATGTATTGGTTACAAAAAATATGGTCGTTGGAGATAGTGTATATGGCGAGAAAAAAATTGCTGTTGAA GAAGGAGACAAAAAAATTGAATACAGAGCATGGAATCCTTTCCGGTCCAAGTTAGCAGCAGCTATTCTTGGTGGAATTGATGACATCCACATGAAACCAGGGAGCAAAGTTTTATATTTAGGAGCTGCTTCAGGGACCACAGTTAGCCACGTTTCAGATCTCGTTGGTCCA GAAGGCATTGTCTATGCTGTAGAGTTTTCCCATCGAAGTGGTCGTGATTTATTAAATGTTGCTACAAAACGCACCAATATTGTTCCAATTATTGAAGATGCTCGACATCCATTGAAATACAGAATGTTAGTTG gcatAGTTGATACAATTTTCTCTGATGTTGCTCAACCAGACCAAGCTAGAATcgttgctttgaatgcacatcaCTTTTTAAAGAACAATGGATATGTTGTCATTTCTATTAAG GCTAATTGTATAGATTCTACAGCAGAACCAGAAGCAGTATTTGCTGGTgaagtaaacaaaatgaaagctgaAAAAATTAAACCCCTTGAACAGCTGACACTTGAACCTTATGAAAGAGATCATGCTGTAGTAGTTGGCTGTTACAGGCCACCACCTAAAAAAtag
- the LOC115211967 gene encoding rRNA 2'-O-methyltransferase fibrillarin isoform X3 produces MGPPGFSPRGGGRGGGRGGFGGRGGGRGGFGGGGGRGGFGGGGGRGGFGGRGGGGGRGGFGGRGGGGRGGFGGRGRGGGRGGMRGGQKVIIEPHRHEGVFIARGKEDVLVTKNMVVGDSVYGEKKIAVEEGDKKIEYRAWNPFRSKLAAAILGGIDDIHMKPGSKVLYLGAASGTTVSHVSDLVGPEGIVYAVEFSHRSGRDLLNVATKRTNIVPIIEDARHPLKYRMLVGIVDTIFSDVAQPDQARIVALNAHHFLKNNGYVVISIKANCIDSTAEPEAVFAGEVNKMKAEKIKPLEQLTLEPYERDHAVVVGCYRPPPKK; encoded by the exons gATTCTCACCTCGAGGTGGTGGACGCGGAGGTGGTCGCGGTGGCTTTGGTGGCCGTGGAGGTGGACGTGGAGGCTTTGGTGGCGGAGGTGGACGTGGAGgctttggtggtggaggtggacgTGGAGGCTTTGGTGgcagaggtggcggtggtggtagaggAGGATTTGGTGGCCGGGGTGGAGGTGGCAGAGGAGGATTTGGTGGCAGAGGACGTGGGG GTGGCCGAGGTGGTATGAGAGGTGGGCAGAAAGTTATAATTGAACCTCACAGACATGAAG GTGTTTTTATTGCTCGTGGTAAAGAAGATGTATTGGTTACAAAAAATATGGTCGTTGGAGATAGTGTATATGGCGAGAAAAAAATTGCTGTTGAA GAAGGAGACAAAAAAATTGAATACAGAGCATGGAATCCTTTCCGGTCCAAGTTAGCAGCAGCTATTCTTGGTGGAATTGATGACATCCACATGAAACCAGGGAGCAAAGTTTTATATTTAGGAGCTGCTTCAGGGACCACAGTTAGCCACGTTTCAGATCTCGTTGGTCCA GAAGGCATTGTCTATGCTGTAGAGTTTTCCCATCGAAGTGGTCGTGATTTATTAAATGTTGCTACAAAACGCACCAATATTGTTCCAATTATTGAAGATGCTCGACATCCATTGAAATACAGAATGTTAGTTG gcatAGTTGATACAATTTTCTCTGATGTTGCTCAACCAGACCAAGCTAGAATcgttgctttgaatgcacatcaCTTTTTAAAGAACAATGGATATGTTGTCATTTCTATTAAG GCTAATTGTATAGATTCTACAGCAGAACCAGAAGCAGTATTTGCTGGTgaagtaaacaaaatgaaagctgaAAAAATTAAACCCCTTGAACAGCTGACACTTGAACCTTATGAAAGAGATCATGCTGTAGTAGTTGGCTGTTACAGGCCACCACCTAAAAAAtag